A window of Urocitellus parryii isolate mUroPar1 unplaced genomic scaffold, mUroPar1.hap1 Scaffold_53, whole genome shotgun sequence genomic DNA:
CAGCGTGTCCCTGACAGGAGCCCCTGAGTCTGTCCAGAAAGCGAAGATGATGCTGGATGACATTGTGTCTCGGGGTCGTGGGGGTCCGCCAGGACAGTTCCACGACAATGCCAATGGGGGCCAGAATGGCACTGTGCAGGAGATCATGATCCCTGCAGGCAAGGCTGGCCTGGTCATCGGCAAAGGCGGGGAGACAATTAAGCAGCTACAGGAACATGCTGGAGTGAAGATGATCTTGATTCAGGACGGTTCCCAGAATACGAATGTGGACAAGCCCCTCCGTATCATTGGGGATCCTTATAAAGTGCAGCAAGCTTGTGAGATGGTGATGGACATCCTCCGAGAACGTGACCAAGGAGGCTTTGGGGATCGAAATGAGTATGGATCCCGGATTGGTGGGGGAATTGATGTGCCTGTGCCCAGGCATTCTGTTGGGGTAGTCATTGGCCGGAGTGGAGAAATGATCAAGAagattcagaatgatgctggtgTGCGGATACAGTTCAAGCAAGATGACGGGACGGGACCTGAAAAAATCGCTCACATCATGGGTCCCCCAGACAGATGTGAGCATGCTGCCCGGATTATCAATGATCTCCTCCAGAGCCTCAGGAGTGGTCCCCCGGGTCCTCCTGGGGGCCCTGGCATGCCCCCCGGGGGCCGGGGCCGAGGACGAGGCCAAGGCAGCTGGGGCCCTCCTGGTGGGGAGATGACCTTCTCCATTCCCACCCACAAATGTGGGCTGGTCATTGGCAGAGGCGGCGAGAATGTGAAAGCCATAAACCAACAAACAGGCGCCTTTGTGGAGATCTCTCGGCAGCTGCCACCCAATGGAGACCCCAACTTCAAACTGTTCATCATCCGGGGCTCACCCCAGCAGATTGACCATGCCAAGCAGCTCATTGAGGAAAAGATTGAGGGTCCCCTCTGCCCAGTTGGACCAGGCCCTGGGGGACCAGGCCCTGCTGGCCCCATGGGGCCCTTCAACCCTGGGCCCTTCAATCAGGGGCCACCAGGGGCTCCCCCACATGCTGGTGGTCCCCCTCCTCACCAGTACCCGCCCCAAGGCTGGGGCAATACCTATCCCCAATGGCAACCACCTGCTCCTCATGACCCAAATAAGGCTGCTGCAGCAGCTGCAGACCCCAACGCCGCCTGGGCCGCCTACTACTCACACTACTACCAGCAGCCCCCAGGCCCTGTTCCGGGCCCTGCCCCGGCTCCTGCAGCACCGCCCACTCAGGGGGAGCCTCCGCAGCCCCCACCCACTGGCCAATCGGACTACACTAAGGCCTGGGAAGAGTATTACAAAAAGATAGGCCAACAGCCCCAGCAGCCTGGAGCACCCCCGCAGCAAGACTACACGAAGGCCTGGGAGGAGTACTACAAGAAGCAAGCGCAAGTGGCCACCGGAGGGGGTCCCGGAGCACCCCCAGGATCCCAGCCAGACTACAGTGCCGCCTGGGCAGAGTATTACAGACAGCAGGCCGCTTACTACGGACAGACTCCAGGTCCTGGTGGCCCCCAGCCGCCTCCCACCCAGCAGGGACAGCAGCAGGCAAGTGGGAAttgccaccctcctcctcctcctttctccttccaacCCCCGGCCACCGTCCATCCTGCCTTAGTGGGTAGCGCCGGAAACCCCTTCCCCTGCGGGGTGTGCCCTTGATGCCTGCAGCGGGGCCGTGTGGCAGAGGTCTCCGGGAGTGCCCACGCGCCCGCCGGGAAGCGCACGCTGGGTCCAGAGGTTAATGAAGAGGCCTCCCTCCGCCAGCTGCTTGTTCCTGTGTAACGCTGTCGCGATGCTGGGGGAGCGCGAATCACACAAAGGTGGAACTTGTGAACTGGTGGGtagtcctgggggtgggggacaagcAAGCAGCACCCGCGTTGGTCGCCATCCCGGCTGCTAACCCACTCACTCAAAATCTGGCCATTTGGgaagaaaatgtctattttttccccctctgcatcacttttttttggtttttgttctttttattcttttatttttttaagcca
This region includes:
- the LOC144252704 gene encoding far upstream element-binding protein 2, which produces MSDYSTGGPPPGPPPPAGGGGGAGGAGGGPPPGPPGAGDRGGGGPGSGGPGGGSAGGPSQPPGGGGPGIRKDAFADAVQRARQIAAKIGGDAATTVNNSTPDFGFGGQKRQLEDGDQPESKKLASQGDSISSQLGPIHPPPRTSMTEEYRVPDGMVGLIIGRGGEQIIKIQQDSGCKVQISPDSGGLPERSVSLTGAPESVQKAKMMLDDIVSRGRGGPPGQFHDNANGGQNGTVQEIMIPAGKAGLVIGKGGETIKQLQEHAGVKMILIQDGSQNTNVDKPLRIIGDPYKVQQACEMVMDILRERDQGGFGDRNEYGSRIGGGIDVPVPRHSVGVVIGRSGEMIKKIQNDAGVRIQFKQDDGTGPEKIAHIMGPPDRCEHAARIINDLLQSLRSGPPGPPGGPGMPPGGRGRGRGQGSWGPPGGEMTFSIPTHKCGLVIGRGGENVKAINQQTGAFVEISRQLPPNGDPNFKLFIIRGSPQQIDHAKQLIEEKIEGPLCPVGPGPGGPGPAGPMGPFNPGPFNQGPPGAPPHAGGPPPHQYPPQGWGNTYPQWQPPAPHDPNKAAAAAADPNAAWAAYYSHYYQQPPGPVPGPAPAPAAPPTQGEPPQPPPTGQSDYTKAWEEYYKKIGQQPQQPGAPPQQDYTKAWEEYYKKQAQVATGGGPGAPPGSQPDYSAAWAEYYRQQAAYYGQTPGPGGPQPPPTQQGQQQAQ